The Engystomops pustulosus chromosome 4, aEngPut4.maternal, whole genome shotgun sequence genome contains a region encoding:
- the MAPK6 gene encoding mitogen-activated protein kinase 6, with the protein MAEKFESLMNIHGFDLGSRYMDLKPLGYGGNGLVFSAVDNDCDKRVAVKKIVLTDPQSVKHALREIKIIRRLDHENIVKVYEILGPNGMLLTDDVSSLTELNSVYIVQEYMETDLAKLLEQGPLREEHARLFMYQLLRGLKYIHSANVLHRDLKPANLFINTEDLVVKIGDFGLARIMDPHYSHKGHLSEGLVTKWYRSPRLLLSPNNYTKAIDMWAAGCIFAEMLTGKTLFAGAHELEQMQLILESIPVVHEEDRQELLSVIPVYIKNDMTVPHTPLTQLLPDISADALDFLQQILTFSPMDRLTAEDALSHPYMSIYSFPLDEPISSHPFHIEDEVDDILLMEDNHSLVYNCERYHDSQYSDHDWPIHNHFEADEVQRDPRALSDGSDEEEVQVDPRKYLDGDREKYLEDPAFDPYFLTEPSWQYSNHHENKYCDLECSNTCNFKMRSSSYLDNLVWRETEVNHYYEPKLIIDLSNWKEQSKERSDKKGKSKCERNGLVKAQIALKEASQQLVDKEREKRKEFDFDSFIAGTIELSLQNDSSSVDLLNDLNSSVPQLEYKSLISKSVSLEKQEKGMANLAQLGALNQNSWDSPIISGEDCFLKDQFCCEVRKDDHVEKENAYTGYLDSLFSKKEEIEVLDPEPAEDDKVGGKENDEDILSFSADLFLGQQLDCIGIPQFQNPLSSPLKSIQATLTPSVMKSSPQIPRKTYSSILKHLN; encoded by the exons ATGGCCGAAAAGTTTGAAAGTCTCATGAACATTCATGGGTTTGATTTGGGCTCCCGGTATATGGACCTAAAACCGCTTGGCTATGGTGGGAATGGCTTAGTTTTTTCTGCTGTTGACAATGACTGTGATAAGCGAGTAGCTGTGAAGAAGATTGTCCTGACAGATCCTCAGAGCGTCAAACATGCTCTGCGGGAGATCAAAATTATCCGGAGACTTGATCATGAAAACATTGTTAAAGTATACGAAATCCTTGGCCCCAATGGAATGCTCTTAACCGATGATGTGAGCTCCCTAACCGAGCTGAACTCTGTTTACATTGTTCAGGAGTATATGGAGACCGATCTAGCCAAACTTCTTGAGCAAGGCCCTCTACGCGAAGAGCATGCCCGGCTCTTCATGTACCAGCTGTTACGTGGGCTCAAGTACATCCATTCAGCTAATGTGCTACACAGAGATCTCAAGCCAGCAAACCTCTTCATAAACACTGAAGACCTGGTGGTAAAGATTGGAGACTTTGGTCTTGCACGTATAATGGATCCCCATTATTCTCATAAG GGACATCTTTCTGAAGGTCTTGTCACTAAATGGTACAGATCTCCTCGCCTTTTACTTTCCCCCAACAATTACACAAAAGCAATTGACATGTGGGCGGCCGGATGCATTTTTGCTGAGATGCTGACCGGAAAGACTCTGTTTGCAG GGGCTCATGAACTTGAGCAGATGCAGCTGATCTTGGAGTCTATACCTGTTGTACATGAAGAAGATAGACAAGAACTTCTCAGTGTCATCCCAGTCTATATAAAAAATGATATGACTGTGCCACACACTCCTTTGACACAGCTGCTCCCAGATATCAGCGCAGATG CACTCGATTTTCTGCAGCAAATTTTGACCTTCAGTCCTATGGACAGACTAACAGCAGAAGACGCTTTGTCTCACCCATACATGAGCATCTATTCATTTCCACTAGATGAGCCAATCTCCAGTCATCCTTTTCATATAGAAGATGAAGTGGATGATATTTTACTGATGGAGGACAACCACAGCCTTGTTTATAACTGTGAAAG ATATCATGATAGTCAGTATTCAGACCACGATTGGCCTATACACAATCATTTTGAAGCCGATGAAGTCCAGCGTGATCCAAGGGCTCTTTCTGATGGAAGTGATGAGGAAGAGGTTCAGGTTGACCCTCGGAAATATCTAGATGGAGATCGGGAAAAGTATTTAGAAGATCCAGCCTTTGACCCATATTTTTTGACAGAACCATCTTGGCAATACTCAAATCACCACGAGAACAAATATTGTGATCTAGAGTGTAGTAATACTTGTAACTTCAAAATGAGGTCCTCTTCTTATCTAGATAATCTAGTGTGGAGGGAGACTGAAGTAAATCATTATTATGAGCCAAAACTTATAATAGATCTGTCTAACTGGAAAGAGCAAAGTAAGGAGAGGTCTGATAAAAAGGGCAAATCAAAATGTGAACGAAATGGTCTGGTGAAAGCTCAGATAGCTCTAAAGGAGGCTTCCCAGCAGCTAGTTGATAAAGAAAGGGAGAAGCGTAAGGAATTTGACTTTGATTCATTTATAGCAGGTACCATTGAGCTCAGTTTGCAGAATGATTCTTCCAGTGTAGATTTACTCAACGACTTGAATAGCTCTGTCCCACAACTTGAATACAAATCCTTAATATCAAAGTCTGTAAGCCTAGAAAAACAGGAGAAGGGTATGGCCAACTTGGCACAATTGGGTGCACTCAACCAAAATTCCTGGGACAGTCCGATCATAAGTGGTGAAGACTGCTTCCTTAAAGACCAGTTCTGTTGTGAAGTAAGAAAAGATGATCATGTTGAAAAGGAAAATGCCTATACAGGTTACTTAGACAGCTTATTTAGTAAGAAAGAAGAGATAGAAGTGTTAGATCCTGAGCCAGCAGAAGATGATAAGGTTGGGGGTAAAGAGAACGATGAGGACATCTTGAGTTTTAGTGCCGACCTTTTTCTTGGCCAACAGCTGGATTGTATTGGTATTCCCCAATTCCAAAATCCTCTCAGCTCACCCCTTAAATCAATTCAAGCCACATTGACCCCTTCTGTCATGAAATCGTCTCCACAAATTCCCCGGAAAACCTACAGCAGCATTCTAAAACATCTTAACTGA